The Paramisgurnus dabryanus chromosome 3, PD_genome_1.1, whole genome shotgun sequence genome includes a window with the following:
- the tbc1d16 gene encoding TBC1 domain family member 16, with the protein MSFGRLLRRASSKASDLLTFNVGTGGSRTVLDGEVIYSKNNVCVHPAEPLPGLPEHHPGYLCVHLEKDETLGSTLILTWVPNSRIQRQDEEALRYITPESSPVRRNPRRRAHRGHSRPPPAPEEDEEEDGVEIPNQQLSEEGDEGSCDLSADEVSRDSTLGSDSDTFSSPFCLSPVSEALGESSCSVFLDNESRECDEPMAHSASSASSLDSHAPSESSQSQGVRWEEQQKVMALEHLCGVFRVDLGHMRSLRLFFSDEACTCGQLVIASRESQYKILHFHHAGLDKLAEVFQQWKCCRETQLKDQVSDEKSCMQFSIRRPTLPSTEMHPEERMYRRLDVSSWLRHLNNSGQVLEEYKLRKAIFFGGIDPSIRGEVWPFLLHYYSYDSSSEEREAWRLEKRVEYQEIQQRRLSMSPEEHSEFWRKVQFTVDKDVVRTDRSNMFFRGENNPNVEIMRRILLNYAVLNPDMGYCQGMSDLVAPLLTEVQDESDTFWCFVGLMENTIFISSPRDEDMERQLMYLRELLRLMLPRFHQHLTRLGEDGLQLLFCHRWVLLCFKREFPDAEALRMWEACWAHYQTDYFHLFLCVAIIVLYGDDVTEQQLATDQMLLHFSNLSMHMNGDLVLRKARSLLYQFRLLPRIPCSLHDLCKLCGPGMWDSRYIPAVECSGEHPDSQSCPYGGTASADSSPLPSPNQPNEGKRSSKSRDIFTFRKHS; encoded by the exons ATGTCATTCGGTCGACTCTTGCGACGTGCATCCTCCAAAGCATCTGATCTTTTGACGTTTAACGTGGGCACGGGGGGTTCACGGACCGTGCTGGACGGAGAGGTCATCTACTCCAAAAACAATGTGTGTGTGCACCCGGCCGAACCACTGCCCGGACTGCCTGAGCATCACCCAG GTTACTTGTGCGTGCACCTGGAGAAAGATGAGACTCTCGGCTCCACCCTCATCCTCACATGGGTGCCCAATTCCCGCATCCAACGGCAGGACGAAGAGGCGCTCCGCTACATCACGCCCGAAAGCTCGCCTGTCCGCCGCAACCCCCGCCGCCGAGCCCACCGGGGTCACTCTCGCCCCCCACCCGCTCCCGAGGAAGACGAAGAAGAAGATGGGGTGGAGATTCCCAACCAGCAGCTTTCGGAGGAAGGCGACGAAGGCTCCTGCGATCTCTCCGCGGATGAGGTGAGTCGAGACAGCACTCTGGGATCCGACTCGGACACCTTCTCATCGCCCTTCTGCCTGTCACCCGTCAGCGAGGCTCTGGGCGAGAGCAGCTGCTCCGTCTTTCTGGATAATGAAAGCAG AGAATGTGATGAACCCATGGCTCACTCTGCAAGCTCCGCCTCCAGCCTGGACAGTCACGCCCCTTCCGAGAGCAGCCAATCACAGGGCGTTCGGTGGGAGGAGCAGCAGAAAGTGATGGCTTTAGAGCACCTATGTGGGGTTTTCAGGGTCGACTTGGGTCATATGAGGTCATTGCGTCTGTTCTTCAG cGATGAAGCGTGCACCTGCGGACAGCTGGTCATCGCCAGCAGAGAGAGCCAGTACAAGATCCTTCACTTCCATCACGCAGGACTGGACAAACTGGCCGAGGTGTTTCAGCAGTGGAAGTGCTGTAGGGAGACGCAGCTTAAAGATCAG GTGTCAGATGAGAAGTCCTGTATGCAGTTCTCCATCCGCAGACCCACTTTACCCTCCACCGAGATGCATCCAGAGGAGCGAATGTACCGCCGGCTGGACGTCAGCTCTTGGCTCCGTCATCTTAACAACAGTGGCCAAGTGCTGGAGGAGTACAAGCTCAGGAAG GCGATTTTCTTCGGAGGCATTGACCCATCGATCCGTGGCGAGGTTTGGCCCTTTCTGCTTCACTACTACAGCTATGACTCCTCATCTGAGGAGCGTGAAGCATGGAGGCTTGAGAAGCGCGTGGAGTACCAGGAGATCCAGCAGAGAAG GTTGTCCATGAGTCCAGAGGAACACAGCGAGTTTTGGAGAAAGGTTCAGTTCACGGTCGATAAGGATGTTGTAAGAACTGATCGAAGCAACATGTTTTTCAGGGGCGAGAACAACCCTAATGTAGAAATCATGAG ACGAATCCTGTTGAATTATGCGGTGTTGAACCCGGACATGGGCTACTGTCAGGGTATGTCAGATCTGGTAGCCCCCCTTCTGACGGAGGTCCAGGACGAGAGCGACACGTTTTGGTGCTTCGTGGGTCTCATGGAGAACACAATCTTCATCAGTTCTCCTAGAGATGAAGATATGGAAAGACAGCTG ATGTATCTGAGGGAGCTGTTACGGCTGATGCTACCACGGTTTCACCAGCATCTGACCCGGTTGGGTGAAGATGGACTTCAGTTGTTGTTCTGTCATCGCTGGGTTCTTCTCTGTTTCAAGCGCGAGTTCCCCGATGCAGAAGCTCTGCGCATGTGGGAGGCCTGCTGGGCTCACTATCAG ACGGACTATTTCCATCTGTTCCTCTGCGTTGCCATCATTGTGCTGTACGGTGATGATGTCACGGAGCAACAGCTCGCTACGGATCAGATGTTGCTGCACTTTAGTAACCTCTCCATGCACATGAATGGAGATCTGGTGCTGAgaaag GCCCGTAGTTTGCTCTACCAATTCCGCCTTCTTCCCAGAATTCCCTGCAGCTTACACGACCTGTGTAAACTGTGCGGTCCGGGAATGTGGGATAGCCGCTACATCCCTGCCGTCGAATGTTCCGGAGAGCATCCCGACTCTCAGAGCTGCCCCTATGGAGGCACCGCCTCAGCCGACAGCTCACCTTTACCCAGCCCCAACCAGCCCAACGAGGGCAAAAGAAGCTCCAAATCACGAGACATCTTCACCTTCCGTAAGCACTCATGA